caagtgttggtcgacacaacggggactagtgtgccagcaagcacgtgaatctcgggagaaaaattggttatcttttgccctttggtattctctcggtgattgatttagtatttattttgtgattggttcactcctctacatggcggtataatcaccctactcactcatttatattcttgcaaactagttatagcaagctctttagtgtaattagaattgagagcttgctttattgttttaagttcatctagtggagctctttattgtagcaagtgtgagagctcttagtgagtagtgacatagcaaattgtgtgtctagagatcatagcaactagaattattggataggtggcttgcaacccttgtagagctagagcaagtttgtattttgctatttgttatactaatcaaattgctctagttgatttgtagatttttaaataggctattcacccccctctagccatattaggacctttcaccaagcTTTGGCGTGGTGTCTTCtgaaaccttctagagttgtattTCACAGTTTTcacgggttgaatcacttgttgtcgtcggtttgcttgtttggagtgtatgacagtggtcttGAGAGctttttctggataaatcctcctgcatacaaatatttaccaaagctcatggaattcattagtttaaacctctatacctatgtttgatgatagaattaaatataaatgcaagttatgttgatggtttataattggtgttagtgaccgtcaacattgGTCaaatttttttctcgaatacacaaAAGATTTACGTATCATTTTATTAAGTAGAAGAGTTTAAACAAACATATAATGCACTTCTGTCCAGCGTCGAAGGAGACCGACCTAACACAACCGAAGTAGGATCATCCTAGCAAAAGACCTCTTgttttgatattacataaaagaaACAACCAATACCAACACAGCTTTGCGACCTAGGAGGTGGCCTTGCGTCTTCGCGGCTGCCTGGACGAGCCCTTATTAATGGCCGGGAAGAGCGCGTCGGCGTTGGACGCAGTCAGGTTGCCGTCGAAGAGCTTGTCAAAGGCCTCCAACTCTGACATCGATGGCGCTGATGGACCCTTGGTGTAGCTCATACGCTGTATGATCAACATCTCACCTCGTTTGGAAGCTGGTACTCGGGAGAGGCTCTGAGCCGCCAACTGCCTGCTCTGCCACGGCAGCACCGCCTTAGCAGGAGGCTGCTTGGGAGGCTCACGGATCAGCGGAGAGTTTCTCTTACGCGTCACTTTGTTGATGAAGCTATCGAGACGACGTTTGGCTGAGTTGTCGTTGTCCACAGTCCGGTAGGTATCCACCGGTGGTGAACTGAGAGGGTCAGCATCCACCGTGAGGTCGACTGGTCCGAAGCCTGGCGGGTGGTTGAGCTCCGTGTGTGTTTTCGATGAGTTCACTGCCCACTGAATGGGGCGCGGGGGTGGTGTCCGCATCTCACAGGAGACCACCGCTGGGTCCTCATCCTCCGGGGGGCCAAATTTAAGATAATAAAATATGATACTGTGTAAGAATTGTATTATTTCTAGGACAAGGGAGTATTGAAGATGCTCTAATACTGTACATTTATGTAGGCCGTTTCTTTGGTTTCCCCACAAACGGTACTTTACATATTGACGTGATGTGCGAAAGTCTGCGGATTAGAAAATCCTGAAGTTTCCTATACATCACGGACTTAATTGCACAATAATTTATTATTTTTGAACGAGTATAACGAGCAAGATAATTGTCGAGGAAAACCCCCACTATAATAATACTCTTCCAATCCCATAAAACATGTAAATCTCGCTTTTTAAGGCCACATTAGTGAAGATATGAAATTACACATGTGCCCCTACTGTCTCCTCAACACACACCTAGAACTCAAAAGAACCATCTAAAACCTTCACTGAAAGTGTAGAGTTAACATGATTTTTCAATTGATGTGTATTTTTTATTAGTAGGTCCCACCATAAAGCCTATCTTCAATCTATCTATTTACATATTTTTGGGGACAAGATTTAAACAACATGatcacatgttttttttttacggagggagtagtaaataaagcatgaaaaaaaagaaaaattcttTACGTGCCTCCACGTCTTCCACTGACCGCAGCACAGCAACTCACTGCCGGGTGGGCACCGCACGCCTGCTGCACCTCTTCCGCCGCGCGAGGATTGGACGGGCCGCACGCCCGCGCCCCCCAGTGCGCCGCGGCGACACGGGAGCCCAACCCATCCCGCCCGCTTCGGTTGCCTGCCTGCCTCGTCGGCTCCACCTCACTCACTCGCTTCTCCCCATTCCGGTCTTCCCTTCCGCGCACGCACGCGCGCACGTAGTAGCCACGGCCCAGCCGCTGCTACCCCCTGCGTCGTCTCCTTCCCCGTGCACCGCACACGCAGCCAGCAGCCCATATCCTCCATCGCCTCCCGCTTGCGTCGCCTCCAGCGCGGCGCCGACCTGCCTctccattattattattatttatacaTTTGCGCGTCCCTCACCCTCCGCTTTCCCAATCCAGCCGAGCACCGCAATCGCAGGGCACCGGGAGCGATTAAAAAAGGCATCCTCCTCCCGCAAAGGTAAAAACAAACAACCACCACCGCATCGCGGCAGGCAAGGCATCGCTCGCCAGCCACCGAGCGGAGGGGGAAGCAAAAGCTCGATAAAAAGGAGAGGAGGAGACGAGGCGTGCCGTCCGAACCCAAGCAACTTCCTCCCCCCACCACCTCCCTCCCATGCCCGCATCGAGATCTTAGCGGGACAGCGAGAGGAGAGGCGACGCGGACGCGGGCGCCCCCCGATCCCTCCTCGccgcccgtcgccgccgccgccgccgaccgacCGACCGGTAAGCCTCCTTCCGATTCGACTGTCGCGTGCAGCGGGCTCCTCGCAGCGCCGATCGGTGCCGGATCGCGCCGGGGGCGGCTGGATCTGGTACGGATCTCGCGGCGGCCGCGCAATTCCGTGGCCTTGTGAGAGGGCGGTGGCGTTTTGCCCCGTGTGGGCGCGCGCGCGTGTGCGCGCGCGCTCGTGGCCCCGATCGCGGCTCGGATCTGTCTGATGTCCCGCGTGCGTTTCTGTGGTGAACGCTGTGGATAAGTCGGGGTTTTGTCCGCAATTGGCAGTGGCTGGCTGGTATGAAACTGGGCCAGCTTTTGTGGATtgcagggggaggaggaggggaggggaggacggACACGATGGAGGCCGACTCCGGGAAGCTCTTCGTCGGCGGCATCTCCTGGGAGACAGACGAGGACCGCCTCCGCGAGTACTTCGGTCGCTTCGGCGAGGTCACCGAGGCCGTTATCATGCGGGACCGCAACACCGGTCGCGCCCGTGGGTTCGGGTTCGTCGTCTTCGCCGACTACGGGATCGCCGAGCGCGTCACCATGGACAAGCACATGATCGACGGGCGCATGGTACTTGTCTTATGCTGTCGCCTCCTCCTCTGCTGTTGCATTGACGTGCATTTTGCTGGGAATTCTGTTGTGGAGCTGTTTCTCAATGTACGAGCTGAATTGTCTGTTCGTGATTTAGGTGGAAGCAAAGAAGGCCGTTCCCAGGGACGACCAGAGTATTGCGAGCAAGAACAATGGCAGCAGCATAGGGTCACCTGGACCAGGACGCACTAGAAAGATCTTCGTTGGAGGTCTGGCTTCAAATGTTACCGAGGTCGAATTTAGAAGGTACTTTGAGCAATTCGGTGTGATAACCGATGTGGTAGTGATGTATGACCACAACACGCAGAGGCCTAGGGGCTTTGGTTTCATCACATATGACTCAGAAGACGCAGTGGATAAGGCACTGCACAAGAACTTCCATGAGCTGAATGGTAAAATGGTTGAGGTCAAGAGGGCTGTACCAAAGGAGCAGTCTCCTGGACCTATTGCACGTTCACCTGCGGGAGGGCAGAACTATGCTATGAGCAGGGTTCATAACTTCCTAAATGGCTTCAACCAGGGTTACAGCCCTAACCCCCTTGGTGGTTATGGCATGAGGGTGGATGGAAGGTATGGTCTCCTTACAGGTGCACGGAATGGGTTCTCTTCGTTTGGTCCAGGTTATGGAATGGGCATGAATGTTGAAGGTGGAATGAGTGGGTATTTTGGTGCAAGTTCTGGTTTTGTCAATAGCTCCAATGGGCGGCAAATAGGTTCTTACTTCAATGGTAGTTCAAACAGATTAGGTAGTCCAATTGGGTATGTTGGCCTTAATGATGATTCAGGATCAATACTGAGTTCAATGTCTAGAAATGTCTGGGGTAATGGAAATCTGAACTACACAGGCAACCCTACGAACACAAATTCTTTTGCTCCACCTGGAAGTGGTGGGGGTATTCCTGGTGATGAAATTAGTTGGGGAAGCCTTACTTCTGCTCATGGGATGGGCAACATTTCAAACCTTGGATCGGGAAACCTTGTCCGTGGAACCGGAGATAACAACTTTGGTTTGCCTTCTGGAAACTATGTGAGGAGCAATTCAACTGGTACAATTGGTGAGCCATTTTCTGCATCAGCCAATGCATATGAATCGAACAATCCAGGTGCATATGGCAGCAGCTCTATTTATGGTGACTCAACCTGGAGGTTTAACTCATCTGAGGTTGATATGCCTCCTTTTGGTCATGATCTTGGAAATGTTGATCCGGATATCAAATCAGAAATATCGGCAAGCTATATGGGCAACTATACTGTTAATAATAATCAGACAAGCAGAGGTCAGTTGCTATTTCAATATTGTGCTATGATCTACACATGGTTTCCTCTTTCTTTTAGAAAGGAAATGTGCTGCATAAATAAGTTAGATGCTTGAAGGGCTGAAAAACATATACAAAGTGCAGTCCTCATTTCCTCACTTTTGGAATGTAGCTATTGATTCTGGAAAAGAAAGTTTAATCTATTTTGGATAAATATTATGACGTAGCAGCATTAACAGACCTTTCTTGTAGGACAACTACAATGCACAGgacttatgttgtgaactctattAGTTTGCGTTAACCAAATCTTGTGTTTTATCACCCATTCTTCCAAGTGATGTACTTGACTAACACTCTTGATTCTACATTTATTACCAAATACAAGATTGATCATGTAAATTTGGCATATATCCTATTTTCTTTGTTGGGACTTGCATCTTTTTTTCTGATGCCTCAATACTTCAAGTACAAGCTATAGTAGTATCTGAACTTAAGCACAAACTCACATCCCACACCCCACACGCACGCAACCGTGCACACACTGTGCACAAGCTAGATCTACACCTATACCTAAAGACATACGCGGCTGAGAGGTACTTGAAGATCATCAGACTCCAAGCGTGCCGGACACGACACCTTGACCATTCTGGAGCATCCGAGCTTGAGGCTGCAAAGAAAACTAGGGAAAATCCCCTGTGCGAAAACCTACGCTGAGCAGCATTCGAACGCGGGCGGTGGGCGCTCCACCGAGCGTGCCCAACCAACCGAGCCTCTTTCTCGTTCGCGTTGGGACTTGCATCTGATAACAGATTGCTGATACGCGGCCGCAGGCACGTCCTCGCCATTAGTGGCATGTCCTAAATACCCGGTGTTCGTTGTCTTTTCTCGACCCAGCAGAAGAGAATCTTCTACCTTTCCCTTTCCATTAATGCCTCAAGGGAGGTCTTGCACTTTTTTACTACTGCAACAAGATCAACaagtcaacaacaacaacaaagcctttttaGTCCCAAACAAACTGGGGTAGCCTAGAGATGAAACCCACATGAGCCAAGGGAAAGTAGAACTTATAACAAATAAATACATCTTCAACAAGAGTAATATTATTAGGGGATCTAATTATCTAAAGCCTTATTCATGGTTCAGGCATGTGATACCTTATCAGTTAAGCCTTCTGGTGTGTTGATATATAAAATACAAATTCTTTTTGAGTTCTCTCCTGGTTGATCAGTTAAAAACTTAAATATAGATTATTGACACTAGTAGGTACCATATTATGATTATGTAATAACACTGTGGGACTCACATGTTACATTAGCACTTGTATTTAGCATTGAGTTGTGCAGTCCAATGCACTAGAGTATCAACTTGCAGAAACTTGTAGAGCTGTGAATGATGATCAATACCAAAATTTGACATTCCCATTTCCCCTAAAATAGATGGAGGGTTTTCTTGTGTTGCAATTCGGTTAGTTTTTAATCAACGATATTTGACTGCGTACAAGCTCTTTTCTGCCAATCTCAACACGATCATTCCAATAATATTTCTTTTGGTGAAATGCAATTTGGATGCGTTCAATTTAATTGTTTTACCTTTTAATCTTGGATTATAGCATGTAGTCAAATATCAAGAGAAGCCGCGGTATCATCGTGCTAGTTGTTATCTTGCACGTATAAGACAATCATTATTAAATCAACAACAGGAACCATCCAGAGAACAGTCAAATTTTGGATCAATCAATAGCTGAGTTATGTTCTGACTTAAGATGATCGCATCACTTCCTACTAATTCACTATCCAAGTTGAATATGTATATTGACAACTGTCCTCCACCTATGGCTATTAACAATAAGAAAGAGCCAACTGAACACACCATTAGGCAATAAGACCATGCCAACGCTTATGCTTCTTGTTCTTCTAGATTTTCTTGACAGCATTTTCTCTTTGTTATTTTTCACATCAATCACATGCTTTGCAAAACAAGGGAAACAGGCTAGGTTTACTTGAGCATGCCTCAGTCAGTGCCAAATGTTTTAAATATTTATAAGTTCTTtcctttctaaaaaataaaaataaagggTAACTTAGTACCCTTACGTGGTTATGTGTTAATGTTAATCATAGTTAAGGTTCACTAAGCTAATGCTGGATGTTTTCCCCTTCTGAAATTTTGTACCATTTTATCTTTGCAGTTAAAAGTTGTGAAGCTACACCATTATTTTGGATAATTATGTAAAACTGTATCCTGAATTACTGAAAGAATATCCATTTCATATAGTTAATTGATGAAATTTGTAACAAACTAACATTTTATTTTGCAGTCGCATGTGTTCAGTATTCTGACAATAAATTAATCCTATTTATGAACAATAATTTAATTTGATTAAGGTCCGAATTCTAATCATCTTGCAAACTTTGCTGGTTAGTCAGTGATGTAAGACACTTGTATTAAATCGAAAAGTGGATGCGTGTGTTgtttctaattaaattggaattGTTGCACTGGATAAGTTTGTTGTTGGCAATGCTATTTTTCATCAACCAATCTGTGCCTGAAATACACTCGTTATATTCTTAAAACATTTTTTAGGACAGCTATAGAACTTTAAACTTGACTACAATTTGTTGTATCCTTTTGCAGGTATCACTTCCTAGGGAGAGTATTATTATATTCTTATATGACTTGGGATAGGTGAAACACCCGCTACTATATCAGGCTTTCAGGTGCATGACTGTGAATTGGTGATGTCAGATTAATATACAGGTTAGTTGCTTGTTTCTAGGTAACCAGAGGTGTGGTTTACAACACCAAAAATGCTAGAGGAGCGGATACAAACATTTTGTGAAGCTTTCAGATTTTAGTTTAATTTCTACATCTATTAGGCCTTTGTTTTTTGAATGAGATGTGCAGTGTTGATTGCGGCACATACTTAGAAGTGTTCCAACATAAGCTGGAATTCTGTCATACGGAAGGATAAACTTGTATACCAAAGGAATGCTGTATTATCTTTGCCCATTTATGGCTACATTAGCTTGCTTGTTTTTATTCTCTTTAACCATTCCATTTGTATACTAGAGAGTTGCTTGGCTTGTTCAAACTATTTGGGGTACAAAGCCATATTGAGACCCAGTAATAAAGCCACCAAAAGTATATACATGTACTGTCTCCATTTTGTGCCATGCGAATTCTTTTGCGGAATTTTGTTATAGATCTTTTGCCTTGATTATGCATATTTGCACAGCATTTGTTTCCCTGTTCTTTTGTGAAGTAGCTGCTCCAGAAGTAGCAGGATTTGACAAGTGccacagtaaatatgtgctaatgatggattaattagtcttaatagattcatctcgcgaATTAGTCATGACTTCTATAATTAGTTTTATGATTTGTATCCGAACATCTGATGTGAtaactcctaaactttagtctctgATCCAAACACCTTAGCAGGGACACTTGCCAAATTTATATTTCAAAATGTAATACTTTGTTTGGTCTAGCGTGGTCTCCAAGGCCCACACTTTTTTGACCGCTAATATCTCTTGTACTCCCCCTCCATCCTAATACAGTGCACACGTCTTCAAGGCCACACTTTTAAGTTTTAACCGTTAATATCTCTTGTAGTCCGTCCCTCCGTTCGTAATATAGTGCATTTAAGTATTAAAAAACCGTATTAACCAAATGGAAGGGATTTTAGGAGACCTAAGAGATAGTTTTGCATTAAATATTAGCACACATTTGATAGGTATTATATTGTTATTTGACATTTATCAACCAATCTTCATTAATCATGCTGATGATAGTGTCTAATTAGGAAATAGAGTAAGGGTATATGTGTCTTTTGTATTCTCCATTTTATTGCTATCATAACAAAATTGACATTATCGTACTTTGACATATGAATCTAATCATAATAGTCAAATTTGTCCATTTGAGATAGATTAGTTTATGCAGTACAACAAAGAATCACTCATTTTGGTAAAAGTTCACA
Above is a genomic segment from Miscanthus floridulus cultivar M001 chromosome 3, ASM1932011v1, whole genome shotgun sequence containing:
- the LOC136542505 gene encoding heterogeneous nuclear ribonucleoprotein 1-like isoform X1, translated to MKLGQLLWIAGGGGGEGRTDTMEADSGKLFVGGISWETDEDRLREYFGRFGEVTEAVIMRDRNTGRARGFGFVVFADYGIAERVTMDKHMIDGRMVEAKKAVPRDDQSIASKNNGSSIGSPGPGRTRKIFVGGLASNVTEVEFRRYFEQFGVITDVVVMYDHNTQRPRGFGFITYDSEDAVDKALHKNFHELNGKMVEVKRAVPKEQSPGPIARSPAGGQNYAMSRVHNFLNGFNQGYSPNPLGGYGMRVDGRYGLLTGARNGFSSFGPGYGMGMNVEGGMSGYFGASSGFVNSSNGRQIGSYFNGSSNRLGSPIGYVGLNDDSGSILSSMSRNVWGNGNLNYTGNPTNTNSFAPPGSGGGIPGDEISWGSLTSAHGMGNISNLGSGNLVRGTGDNNFGLPSGNYVRSNSTGTIGEPFSASANAYESNNPGAYGSSSIYGDSTWRFNSSEVDMPPFGHDLGNVDPDIKSEISASYMGNYTVNNNQTSRGITS
- the LOC136542505 gene encoding heterogeneous nuclear ribonucleoprotein 1-like isoform X2, whose translation is MEADSGKLFVGGISWETDEDRLREYFGRFGEVTEAVIMRDRNTGRARGFGFVVFADYGIAERVTMDKHMIDGRMVEAKKAVPRDDQSIASKNNGSSIGSPGPGRTRKIFVGGLASNVTEVEFRRYFEQFGVITDVVVMYDHNTQRPRGFGFITYDSEDAVDKALHKNFHELNGKMVEVKRAVPKEQSPGPIARSPAGGQNYAMSRVHNFLNGFNQGYSPNPLGGYGMRVDGRYGLLTGARNGFSSFGPGYGMGMNVEGGMSGYFGASSGFVNSSNGRQIGSYFNGSSNRLGSPIGYVGLNDDSGSILSSMSRNVWGNGNLNYTGNPTNTNSFAPPGSGGGIPGDEISWGSLTSAHGMGNISNLGSGNLVRGTGDNNFGLPSGNYVRSNSTGTIGEPFSASANAYESNNPGAYGSSSIYGDSTWRFNSSEVDMPPFGHDLGNVDPDIKSEISASYMGNYTVNNNQTSRGITS